One Pelagicoccus sp. SDUM812003 DNA window includes the following coding sequences:
- a CDS encoding porin — protein MKSSNPHWKRRALAGIATLSALAGNHWASAQELPSREEMWAIIQQQQAEIEALKERVGMTEGTLQETQQAISIASEQVEATASFVEEVVADTGSGAASPRSKTSIGGYGELHYNFGKKDQADFHRWVLFFGHEFNDRVRMFSEVELEHSIAGDGQPGEVELEQAFIEFDLNETDKLKAGLFLLPVGILNETHEPATFYGVERNNVEKNIIPTTWWEGGLAYTHQNASGWAFDAAAHSGLYVPTSGSKAFNIRSGRQKVGEAEASDGAITTRATYSGLPGMQFGVTAQYQGDLAQGTLAETADATLLSAHADIQRGGFGLRALYARWDIGGALAGVNGADEQFGYYIEPSYRFATETGDWGLFARYSVYDTFAGDDTDSEDSFFDLGVNYWPIDNVVFKADVQFTDYADSSKNEEIVNLGVGYHF, from the coding sequence ATGAAATCATCCAATCCTCACTGGAAACGTCGCGCCTTAGCGGGCATCGCGACCCTTAGCGCCCTCGCGGGCAATCACTGGGCGAGCGCCCAAGAGCTGCCTTCTCGCGAAGAGATGTGGGCCATCATCCAACAGCAGCAGGCTGAGATCGAAGCCCTCAAGGAACGCGTCGGCATGACCGAGGGAACGCTGCAGGAGACGCAGCAGGCGATCTCCATCGCCTCCGAACAGGTCGAAGCGACCGCGTCCTTCGTGGAGGAAGTGGTAGCCGACACCGGCAGCGGGGCCGCCAGCCCTCGCAGCAAGACCTCCATCGGCGGCTACGGTGAACTGCACTACAATTTCGGCAAGAAGGACCAGGCGGATTTCCATCGCTGGGTGCTCTTCTTCGGCCACGAGTTCAACGATCGCGTGCGCATGTTTTCCGAAGTGGAGCTCGAGCACTCCATCGCCGGAGACGGACAGCCGGGCGAGGTCGAGCTGGAGCAGGCCTTCATCGAGTTCGATCTCAACGAAACCGACAAGCTGAAGGCGGGCCTCTTCCTCCTGCCAGTGGGCATTCTCAACGAAACCCACGAGCCGGCCACCTTCTACGGCGTGGAGCGAAACAACGTTGAGAAAAACATCATCCCGACCACCTGGTGGGAAGGCGGACTGGCCTACACCCATCAGAACGCCAGCGGCTGGGCCTTCGATGCGGCGGCCCACTCCGGCCTCTACGTGCCGACCTCCGGCAGCAAGGCCTTCAACATCCGCAGCGGACGCCAGAAAGTGGGCGAAGCGGAAGCCTCCGACGGAGCCATCACCACACGGGCCACCTACTCGGGACTGCCAGGCATGCAGTTCGGGGTGACCGCTCAATACCAGGGAGACCTGGCCCAAGGCACCTTGGCCGAAACCGCGGACGCCACTTTGCTATCCGCCCACGCCGACATCCAGCGCGGCGGCTTCGGCCTGCGGGCCCTCTACGCTCGCTGGGACATCGGCGGAGCCCTGGCCGGCGTCAACGGAGCCGACGAGCAGTTCGGCTACTACATCGAGCCGTCCTACCGCTTCGCCACCGAGACCGGCGACTGGGGCCTCTTCGCTCGCTACAGCGTCTACGACACCTTCGCGGGCGACGACACCGACAGCGAAGACTCGTTCTTCGATCTGGGCGTCAACTACTGGCCTATCGACAACGTGGTCTTCAAAGCGGACGTCCAGTTCACCGACTACGCAGACTCCTCCAAAAACGAGGAAATCGTAAACCTCGGCGTCGGCTACCACTTCTAG
- a CDS encoding FMN-binding protein, whose protein sequence is MVRLPGLFAIQGLLPVSLQPFFLDHMPIRLATCLCLTLICMLAAPSIEATDEVAEETYLAPDQFLADTFDQAPPKPQVLWLTKSLKPRIREILGHDYPAVRIRYWRQENRTAWILEEIGKTQPITVGIAVEDEQIARLKVLVYRESHGWEVKYPFFTDQFQDASLEDDMELSKNIDGIAGATLSVNALERLSRLALYFHQQTNPPPPEA, encoded by the coding sequence ATGGTTCGTCTTCCCGGCCTTTTCGCGATCCAGGGCTTGCTTCCCGTTTCGCTTCAACCCTTCTTTCTGGACCACATGCCCATCCGTCTCGCCACCTGCCTCTGCTTAACGCTCATTTGCATGCTGGCCGCTCCATCGATCGAGGCGACGGACGAAGTGGCGGAAGAAACCTACCTCGCGCCGGATCAGTTTCTGGCGGACACCTTCGATCAAGCCCCTCCGAAGCCTCAGGTCCTGTGGCTGACGAAATCTCTCAAGCCACGCATTCGCGAAATTCTCGGCCACGACTATCCCGCGGTGCGCATCCGCTACTGGCGTCAGGAAAACCGCACGGCCTGGATTCTAGAAGAGATCGGTAAGACGCAGCCGATCACCGTGGGCATCGCCGTCGAAGACGAGCAGATCGCTCGCCTGAAGGTGCTGGTCTATCGCGAAAGCCATGGCTGGGAAGTCAAGTATCCATTTTTCACCGACCAGTTCCAAGACGCTTCCTTGGAAGATGACATGGAGCTTTCGAAAAACATAGACGGCATTGCAGGCGCCACCCTGTCGGTCAACGCCTTGGAGCGACTGAGTCGATTGGCCCTGTACTTCCACCAGCAGACCAACCCGCCACCACCCGAAGCATGA
- a CDS encoding PepSY-associated TM helix domain-containing protein, which produces MSAGHRHHKRRRGPGRALLRWHRRIGVLLSAIFIVICLTGVLLNHSLDLKLNQRIADADWIYRWYGMTPEGELLHYPTPDGSISHLDGSLYFEDKRIDRSTTPVAIVTLDAFLAVASESEVFLLSPSGDLIEVLRDNALPPGDVLGATTRDRQTLLLQSSEGLYQSDPDILTWQKRPESLSLPPLSATEAPAELRKAILEGYRGEGLSWNRILLDLHSGRFFGAAGKWVADLSALGLIVLTLSGILYTVKYLKKARERAFSRSES; this is translated from the coding sequence ATGAGCGCTGGCCATCGACATCACAAACGGCGTCGCGGTCCCGGGAGAGCCCTGCTGCGCTGGCATCGCCGCATCGGCGTGCTGCTCTCCGCCATCTTCATCGTGATCTGCCTCACCGGCGTCCTGCTCAATCACAGTCTCGACCTAAAGCTCAATCAGCGAATCGCCGACGCCGACTGGATCTATCGCTGGTACGGCATGACACCCGAAGGTGAGCTGCTTCACTATCCGACACCGGATGGCAGCATCTCCCACCTCGACGGCTCGCTCTACTTCGAGGACAAGCGTATCGATCGTTCAACGACACCGGTCGCAATCGTCACCTTGGACGCGTTTCTAGCGGTCGCGTCCGAGTCAGAGGTATTCCTGCTCTCCCCCTCGGGCGATCTCATCGAAGTCCTACGCGACAACGCCCTGCCCCCGGGCGATGTTCTGGGCGCCACCACGCGCGACCGCCAGACCCTTTTGCTGCAAAGCTCCGAAGGGCTGTATCAATCCGATCCTGACATTCTCACCTGGCAAAAACGCCCGGAATCGCTCTCGCTTCCCCCGCTGTCAGCCACGGAAGCTCCTGCGGAGCTCAGGAAGGCCATATTGGAAGGCTATCGAGGCGAGGGACTTAGCTGGAACCGCATCCTGTTGGACCTGCATTCAGGGCGCTTCTTCGGCGCAGCAGGCAAATGGGTGGCCGACCTATCAGCTCTCGGCCTCATCGTGCTCACCCTCAGCGGGATTCTGTACACCGTCAAATACCTCAAAAAAGCGCGCGAACGCGCCTTCTCCCGATCCGAGTCATGA
- a CDS encoding FAD:protein FMN transferase, translated as MSAPPSNRHPSRRRFLSIVAAGSASLLAGGFLPTTLRASKAPSLVSWSGIVLGAEASIQLHHTDPEQARALLRQCLAEIQRLESFFSLYDDRSLLSRLNRQGELIDPPAEFLELLSIATDLGHQTHGVFDVTIHPVVEATRRHFAVGGSSEELDLDKQLSLVDFRRLSVHRDRIKLELPSSAVTLNGIAQGFITDRIALLLRQNGIHHSLIDLGEKRALDSHPSGRPWNLLLADANERRTVELDNMALSSSGGYGTPFDATGRHHHLIDPRTGISVNRHRSVHVLAPDATTADALSTALATCRAEETQALLDCFPRAKAIFI; from the coding sequence ATGAGCGCCCCGCCGTCCAATCGCCACCCATCACGCCGCCGCTTCCTGAGCATCGTCGCCGCGGGCTCCGCCTCCCTGCTCGCTGGCGGATTTCTACCGACCACCCTCCGAGCGTCCAAAGCGCCATCGCTCGTTTCCTGGAGCGGCATCGTGCTCGGAGCGGAGGCCAGTATCCAGCTTCACCATACCGATCCGGAACAGGCTCGCGCCCTACTGCGGCAGTGCCTTGCGGAAATCCAGCGCCTGGAGTCGTTCTTCAGCCTCTACGACGATCGATCGCTACTCTCGCGACTGAACCGGCAAGGAGAGCTTATCGATCCTCCAGCAGAGTTCCTTGAGCTGCTCTCCATCGCCACCGACTTGGGCCACCAGACCCATGGCGTATTCGACGTCACAATACATCCAGTCGTGGAGGCGACCAGACGCCATTTCGCAGTGGGCGGCAGCTCCGAAGAGCTCGATCTGGACAAGCAGCTCTCATTGGTCGATTTTCGCAGGCTGAGCGTTCATCGCGACCGCATCAAGCTGGAGTTGCCGAGCTCGGCCGTCACTCTCAATGGCATCGCTCAAGGCTTCATCACCGATCGCATCGCCCTGCTCCTTCGGCAGAACGGGATCCACCACAGCCTGATCGATCTCGGCGAAAAACGAGCCCTCGACTCCCACCCAAGCGGACGGCCTTGGAACCTTCTGCTGGCCGACGCAAACGAGCGCCGCACAGTCGAGCTCGACAACATGGCGCTGTCATCGTCCGGCGGATACGGCACGCCGTTCGACGCCACAGGGCGGCACCACCATCTCATTGACCCCCGCACGGGCATCAGCGTGAACCGCCACCGAAGCGTGCACGTGCTCGCCCCCGACGCCACCACGGCGGACGCCCTGTCCACCGCTCTAGCGACGTGCCGGGCCGAGGAGACGCAGGCCTTGCTGGACTGCTTTCCCCGCGCCAAAGCGATTTTCATCTGA
- a CDS encoding calcium/sodium antiporter, translated as MTLPIIAVIAGLLVLIWSADRFIDGASGIASHLGMPPLLIGILIVGFGTSAPELIVSGISAWQGNPGLALGNAFGSNIANIALILGITVLVCPIKVQSGILKKELPVLTGATILAIGLLLDLKIERWDGLVMLAVFTVVMGWSAWQGVKGEADPMALEFTQELDSKKQSIGNSILWLVIGLALLIGSSRAMVWGAVEIAQTLGVNDLVIGLTIVAIGTSLPELASSIAAAKKGEHDIVLGNIIGSNMFNTLAVVGIAALIRPFATVPEIMTRDLPVVAGLTLSLFILCYRPGGPGQINRKEGSLLLLVFAAYNGWLFFHH; from the coding sequence ATGACACTTCCCATCATCGCAGTCATCGCTGGACTACTGGTCCTGATCTGGAGCGCCGACCGTTTCATCGACGGAGCCTCGGGCATCGCCAGCCACTTGGGCATGCCGCCTTTGCTGATCGGTATCCTGATCGTCGGTTTCGGCACCTCCGCCCCCGAGCTCATCGTTTCAGGCATATCCGCCTGGCAGGGAAATCCCGGTCTGGCCTTGGGCAACGCGTTCGGTTCCAACATCGCCAACATCGCCCTCATCCTAGGCATCACGGTGCTGGTCTGCCCCATCAAGGTCCAATCCGGCATTCTGAAGAAGGAGCTGCCCGTTCTGACCGGCGCCACCATTCTCGCAATCGGATTGCTCTTGGATCTGAAGATCGAGCGTTGGGACGGGCTCGTGATGCTGGCCGTTTTCACCGTGGTCATGGGCTGGTCCGCCTGGCAAGGCGTCAAGGGAGAGGCCGATCCCATGGCGCTCGAATTCACCCAGGAGCTCGACAGCAAGAAGCAAAGCATTGGAAACTCCATTCTCTGGCTCGTGATCGGCCTCGCGCTGCTCATCGGCAGCTCCCGAGCCATGGTCTGGGGCGCGGTGGAAATCGCTCAAACGCTGGGCGTGAACGATCTGGTCATCGGCTTGACCATCGTGGCCATCGGGACCTCGCTGCCGGAGCTCGCCTCCTCCATCGCCGCGGCGAAAAAGGGCGAGCACGACATCGTGCTGGGCAACATCATCGGCTCCAACATGTTCAACACGCTCGCGGTGGTAGGCATCGCCGCGCTGATTCGTCCGTTCGCCACCGTGCCCGAAATCATGACCCGAGATCTGCCGGTGGTGGCCGGACTGACCCTTTCCCTTTTCATCCTTTGCTATCGCCCCGGCGGTCCCGGACAGATCAATCGCAAGGAAGGCTCGCTGCTGCTGCTGGTGTTCGCCGCCTACAACGGTTGGCTCTTCTTCCATCACTAG